A window from Shewanella livingstonensis encodes these proteins:
- a CDS encoding BolA family protein — protein MSVEQIITDKLNHAFAPLHLEVINESNRHHVPPNSETHFKVVVVSDQFSEQRLLARHRLVNQALADELANGVHALSINAYSQPEWQALDEVPRTPNCKG, from the coding sequence ATGTCTGTCGAACAAATCATTACGGATAAATTGAATCACGCTTTCGCACCATTGCATCTAGAGGTGATTAATGAAAGTAACCGCCATCATGTACCGCCTAACTCTGAAACTCATTTCAAAGTAGTTGTGGTTAGTGATCAATTTAGCGAACAGCGTTTACTTGCGCGTCACCGTTTGGTTAACCAAGCGCTTGCCGACGAGTTAGCTAACGGTGTGCATGCATTATCTATAAATGCGTATAGTCAGCCAGAATGGCAAGCATTGGATGAAGTGCCGAGAACACCTAATTGCAAAGGCTAA
- a CDS encoding TRAP transporter substrate-binding protein encodes MSKVTQTCWLMALTLLLGCQQDTLLKTNSIAQIDLAPAQVIEWRLATSWPKNLPGLGMGPERFAQLVKQMSNGRLMITVYGAGELMPALSVFDGVSNGSIEMAHSASYYWKGKAPAAQFFSSIPFGLTAQQMNAWLHYGGGMELWEEVYQPFGILPLAGGNTGMQMGGWFNTAITTPEDFKGLKMRLPGLGGEVLKKLGGVPVDALTGREIYGALQTGAIDAAEWVGPYNDLSLGLYQVAKYYYYPGWHEPGSTMEFLINKQAFSTLPDDLKMIIKVAASAINQDMLDDYTQGHIAAMDVLLNEHDVQVKPFPKTVIRALKNARDDVLKSEAAKDPLFNKVLESYMANEKSVKRYFSYTEDALSRFELDDKHQQ; translated from the coding sequence ATGAGTAAGGTGACACAAACCTGCTGGTTAATGGCTTTAACCTTATTGCTGGGCTGTCAACAAGACACTCTTTTGAAGACAAACTCTATTGCTCAAATAGATTTAGCTCCCGCGCAAGTGATTGAATGGCGTTTAGCCACCTCATGGCCAAAAAATCTTCCCGGTTTAGGTATGGGCCCTGAACGGTTTGCCCAATTGGTCAAGCAAATGTCTAATGGACGTTTGATGATAACAGTCTACGGTGCCGGAGAGTTAATGCCTGCATTATCGGTATTTGATGGGGTCAGTAATGGCAGCATTGAAATGGCGCATAGCGCTTCATATTACTGGAAAGGTAAAGCCCCAGCCGCTCAGTTTTTCTCATCAATTCCTTTTGGTTTAACGGCGCAGCAAATGAATGCATGGCTTCACTACGGTGGCGGGATGGAGCTGTGGGAGGAGGTTTATCAGCCTTTTGGTATTTTACCGCTTGCAGGAGGTAATACCGGCATGCAAATGGGTGGCTGGTTTAATACCGCGATTACCACTCCGGAAGACTTTAAAGGTCTCAAGATGCGCTTACCCGGTTTAGGGGGCGAAGTGCTTAAAAAATTAGGGGGAGTTCCTGTTGATGCCCTGACTGGCAGAGAAATATATGGCGCGCTACAAACTGGCGCAATTGATGCTGCCGAGTGGGTTGGGCCTTATAATGATTTATCGCTTGGGTTGTATCAGGTTGCTAAATACTATTATTATCCGGGTTGGCATGAACCTGGCTCCACCATGGAATTTCTCATCAATAAGCAGGCTTTCTCTACTTTGCCTGATGATTTAAAAATGATCATTAAAGTTGCCGCAAGCGCTATCAATCAAGATATGTTAGATGATTATACTCAAGGCCATATTGCTGCGATGGACGTATTGCTTAACGAACATGATGTGCAAGTGAAACCATTTCCTAAGACTGTTATTCGTGCATTAAAAAATGCCCGAGATGATGTGCTTAAGAGTGAGGCAGCTAAAGATCCGTTATTTAATAAAGTACTCGAGTCTTATATGGCTAATGAAAAGTCAGTAAAACGCTACTTTAGTTATACTGAAGATGCGTTAAGTCGGTTTGAGTTAGATGATAAACATCAACAGTAA
- the luxS gene encoding S-ribosylhomocysteine lyase, which yields MPLLDSFTVDHTRMNAPAVRVAKHMSTPSGDAITVFDLRFCAPNKDILSERGIHTLEHLFAGFMREHLNADGIEIIDISPMGCRTGFYMSLIGQPTESTVADAWLAAMVDVTNVIDQKDIPELNEYQCGTYEMHSLEQAQDIARMIIAAGVSVNQNDDLKLSDEILGNL from the coding sequence ATGCCTTTACTAGACAGTTTTACCGTAGATCATACCCGTATGAATGCTCCAGCGGTCCGCGTTGCCAAGCACATGAGTACCCCAAGTGGCGATGCTATCACTGTGTTCGACTTGCGTTTTTGTGCACCCAATAAAGATATTCTCAGCGAGCGTGGTATCCATACGCTTGAACATTTGTTTGCAGGTTTTATGCGTGAACACTTAAATGCAGATGGTATAGAGATTATTGATATTTCGCCGATGGGATGTCGAACCGGTTTTTACATGAGCTTAATTGGTCAGCCGACAGAAAGTACAGTAGCAGATGCTTGGTTAGCGGCGATGGTTGATGTAACTAATGTGATTGATCAAAAAGATATTCCTGAGTTAAATGAGTATCAATGCGGCACTTATGAAATGCACTCATTAGAGCAAGCTCAAGACATTGCTCGGATGATTATTGCCGCAGGCGTGAGCGTTAACCAAAATGATGATTTAAAATTGAGTGATGAAATTTTAGGTAATCTTTAA
- a CDS encoding TonB-dependent receptor, whose amino-acid sequence MSNHPFSLSVIAAAVLYVCHSTNAVAETVTESIDKINSQLDLQQSSISQFNYRQSDITLGLTGATVLPAIPHQDVAITHAGATDGVAILQDGIFFSPAPYSGQHLALQPNLQHQQKVSFSGMTNVTESSEAAFGKLEYQSVQINPNKYATKINLEGSDNNAINGGVVVSGTSKQAGMLLAVDYQSASEDVGYHISRDLDSTQKDILFKIAADSLPGARNQQTTEFSYQYSSQDSERGTLGLTAADFTLSPTQLYSAASIDNIEGERQRYVLAHKVILSADSTMDTDFYYQTYSQQTQNMHFVDGEQIDSALLASVAMFEAAPTADGMNLGSLTQNNDFAGFGVQTKGVTMYGQHQVTYSARYHTDKAEMRLGQREWLWGNDLSLTPTSDDEYALTYTDDVSAFSSAVDTKLNYGQWSINLGLGYEHVSISRELDDMTTNLNAVDFSDDGWTPSAEVAYKSGAWLAALQVKQAWTAASAGNINQTAQEALQYQLALSYQQDALSIAMTGYMHDYDSQHVSCMQGMVCGYEQISLQENMSDVAVVGADLSIAYGLTFDHFSIPLNVKYQYTQAETDTADCNELMGCFAANSQLPWVPEQQLTLSSGIVYGDMSFIAQALYQSELGYQTSLSNERTIDSQWKVDLAATYRLTEQHELYVRVENLLDEELVANITAMGFQGQSEMITYLGYQGHF is encoded by the coding sequence ATGTCTAACCACCCATTTAGCCTGTCAGTTATAGCAGCCGCAGTGCTTTATGTTTGCCATTCAACCAATGCTGTTGCCGAAACAGTGACAGAGTCTATTGATAAGATTAATAGCCAACTCGACTTGCAACAGTCATCAATAAGCCAATTTAATTATCGTCAAAGTGATATAACGCTAGGGTTAACTGGCGCGACAGTATTGCCCGCCATACCGCATCAGGATGTAGCGATTACTCATGCGGGTGCCACAGACGGCGTTGCCATTTTACAAGATGGTATTTTCTTCTCTCCAGCGCCGTATTCTGGACAGCATTTAGCGTTACAACCTAATCTACAACATCAACAAAAAGTATCATTTTCAGGTATGACGAATGTGACCGAAAGCTCAGAAGCGGCTTTTGGTAAGCTTGAATATCAGTCAGTACAAATTAACCCGAACAAATATGCGACGAAGATCAATCTTGAAGGCAGTGACAATAATGCCATCAATGGTGGTGTCGTGGTGAGTGGAACATCTAAGCAAGCAGGCATGTTACTGGCGGTTGATTATCAATCTGCATCAGAGGATGTGGGTTATCATATTTCGCGAGATCTCGATTCAACTCAAAAAGATATTTTATTTAAAATTGCTGCTGATAGTCTACCTGGAGCACGTAATCAACAAACCACCGAGTTCAGTTATCAGTATTCATCACAAGATAGCGAGCGCGGGACCTTGGGGTTAACTGCTGCTGATTTTACGTTAAGTCCGACTCAATTATATTCAGCGGCTAGCATCGATAATATTGAAGGCGAACGACAACGCTACGTATTAGCACATAAGGTTATTCTGTCTGCTGATTCGACCATGGATACCGATTTTTATTACCAAACCTATTCGCAGCAAACTCAAAACATGCATTTTGTTGATGGTGAGCAAATTGATAGTGCTTTATTGGCTTCCGTTGCTATGTTTGAAGCGGCTCCAACGGCTGATGGGATGAATCTAGGATCGCTAACGCAAAATAATGATTTTGCTGGTTTTGGTGTACAAACCAAAGGTGTGACTATGTATGGTCAGCACCAGGTGACTTATAGTGCACGCTATCATACAGATAAAGCTGAAATGCGTTTAGGCCAGCGTGAGTGGTTATGGGGTAATGATTTATCACTGACGCCGACATCAGATGATGAATATGCACTGACGTATACTGATGATGTCTCGGCATTTTCATCAGCGGTAGACACTAAATTAAATTATGGTCAGTGGTCTATTAACCTCGGTTTAGGTTATGAGCATGTGAGTATTTCTCGTGAGCTTGATGATATGACGACTAACCTTAATGCTGTTGATTTTTCTGATGATGGCTGGACTCCGTCAGCTGAGGTAGCTTATAAAAGTGGTGCCTGGTTAGCCGCGCTGCAAGTTAAACAAGCTTGGACAGCCGCTTCAGCGGGAAATATTAACCAAACGGCTCAAGAAGCGCTGCAATATCAATTAGCGTTAAGTTACCAGCAAGATGCTTTATCGATAGCCATGACAGGCTATATGCATGATTACGACAGTCAACACGTAAGTTGTATGCAGGGCATGGTATGTGGCTATGAGCAAATATCATTACAGGAAAATATGAGTGATGTTGCTGTTGTGGGCGCAGACTTGAGCATAGCGTATGGGCTGACATTTGATCACTTTTCTATTCCATTGAACGTAAAGTATCAATACACCCAGGCTGAAACCGATACTGCCGATTGCAATGAGTTAATGGGATGTTTTGCTGCCAATAGTCAATTACCTTGGGTACCAGAACAACAGTTAACGTTAAGCTCCGGTATTGTGTATGGTGACATGTCTTTTATCGCGCAGGCCTTGTATCAATCTGAGTTAGGTTATCAAACCTCATTGTCTAATGAGCGAACCATTGATAGTCAGTGGAAGGTTGATTTAGCCGCGACTTATCGTTTGACCGAGCAGCATGAATTATATGTTCGAGTTGAAAACTTGTTAGATGAAGAATTAGTCGCAAATATTACAGCGATGGGATTTCAAGGGCAGTCAGAAATGATCACGTATTTGGGTTATCAAGGTCATTTCTAG
- a CDS encoding Na(+)-translocating NADH-quinone reductase subunit A gives MITIKKGLELPIAGGPEQVIHNGPAIRHVATLGEEYIGLRPTMKIKVGDKVQKGQVLFEDKKNLGVKYTALASGTILEINRGARRVLQSVVIAVEGDDSVAFAQYDADKLDTLDAQVVRDNLIDSGLWTALRTRPFSKVPAVDDTAAGIFVTAIDTQPLAADPVVVIAQHKEDFANGLKVLARLTEGKVYLCKAQGADIPAANAQVQEFAGKHPAGLVGTHIHNVLPASATRTVWHIGYQDVIAFGQLFTQGVLNTERVVAIGGPKAKNPRLVRTVLGASMTELTADETVGDGVRVISGSVLSGRTAVGPQAYLGRYHQQVSVLEEGDEKELFGWAMPGADKFSITRAFLGHLSPSRLFNMTTSTGGSDRAMVPIGNYERVMPLDILPTMLLRDLLSGDFDGAVRLGALELDEEDLALCTFVCPGKYDYGSYLRDCLDTIEREG, from the coding sequence ATGATTACAATTAAGAAAGGATTGGAACTGCCTATAGCAGGCGGACCAGAGCAAGTTATCCATAATGGCCCAGCCATTAGACATGTAGCGACTTTGGGTGAAGAGTATATTGGCTTACGTCCAACGATGAAGATCAAAGTGGGCGACAAAGTACAAAAAGGCCAAGTTCTTTTTGAAGATAAAAAGAATTTAGGCGTTAAATATACGGCTTTAGCCAGTGGTACTATTTTAGAAATCAACCGAGGTGCAAGACGTGTACTTCAATCAGTGGTTATTGCTGTGGAAGGTGACGATAGCGTTGCTTTTGCTCAATACGATGCTGATAAGCTAGACACGTTAGACGCACAAGTTGTTCGTGATAATCTGATTGATTCAGGTTTATGGACAGCTTTGCGTACACGACCTTTCAGTAAAGTGCCAGCGGTGGATGATACTGCTGCGGGTATTTTTGTGACTGCAATTGATACTCAACCTCTAGCTGCCGATCCTGTGGTAGTCATTGCTCAACATAAAGAAGATTTTGCTAACGGCCTCAAAGTCCTAGCTCGATTAACTGAAGGTAAAGTTTACCTATGTAAAGCACAAGGTGCCGATATCCCAGCAGCCAATGCACAAGTTCAAGAGTTTGCGGGTAAACACCCAGCAGGTCTTGTAGGTACGCATATTCACAACGTTCTACCAGCTTCTGCAACACGTACTGTTTGGCATATTGGCTATCAGGATGTGATTGCATTTGGTCAACTGTTCACTCAAGGTGTATTAAACACTGAACGTGTGGTTGCTATTGGTGGTCCTAAAGCGAAAAATCCTCGTCTAGTTCGTACCGTTTTAGGTGCTAGCATGACTGAACTGACTGCTGATGAAACAGTTGGTGATGGTGTTCGTGTGATTTCGGGTTCAGTGTTAAGCGGCCGAACTGCGGTAGGACCTCAAGCTTATTTGGGGCGTTATCATCAGCAGGTGAGTGTACTGGAAGAAGGTGATGAAAAAGAATTATTTGGTTGGGCTATGCCTGGTGCTGATAAATTCTCTATTACACGTGCATTCCTAGGCCATTTAAGCCCATCGCGTCTATTTAATATGACCACTAGTACTGGCGGTTCAGACCGTGCAATGGTACCGATTGGTAACTATGAACGTGTGATGCCTCTAGACATTCTACCTACTATGCTACTTCGTGATTTACTCTCTGGTGACTTTGATGGCGCAGTCCGTTTAGGCGCATTAGAGTTAGATGAAGAAGATTTGGCATTGTGTACGTTCGTATGTCCAGGTAAGTATGACTATGGTTCATATTTACGTGATTGTTTAGATACGATCGAGAGGGAAGGCTAA
- a CDS encoding NADH:ubiquinone reductase (Na(+)-transporting) subunit B: MSLKDFIERIEPQFEKGGKYEKWYALYEAAATVFYTPGKVNKGATHVRDNVDLKRIMITVWACTFPAMFFGMYNVGLQAQVAMAAGFGSPDIWQVSLFELFGAQLSADSGITSLMFYGACFFLPIYAVTFIVGGFWEVLFASVRGHEVNEGFFVTSVLFALTLPATIPLWMVALGITFGVVVAKEIFGGTGRNFLNPALAGRAFLYFAYPLSMSGDTTWVVADGYSGATALSQAAQGTFDYASTANWIDSFMGFIPGSVGEVSTFAILLGGLVIIYARIASWRIVSGVFLGMVAIATLLNMIGSDTNPMFAMPWYWHLVLGGFAFGMMFMATDPVSASFTNTAKWAYGFLIGAMVVFIRVVNPAFPEGIMLAILFANLFAPLFDHFVVQSNIKRRIARG, from the coding sequence ATGAGTTTGAAAGATTTTATCGAACGTATTGAGCCGCAATTTGAAAAAGGCGGCAAGTACGAAAAGTGGTATGCCCTTTACGAAGCGGCAGCCACAGTGTTTTATACTCCAGGTAAAGTGAACAAAGGGGCAACCCACGTTCGCGATAATGTAGACCTAAAACGTATTATGATTACGGTTTGGGCATGTACATTCCCAGCAATGTTTTTTGGTATGTACAACGTAGGTTTACAGGCTCAAGTAGCGATGGCGGCCGGTTTCGGTTCTCCGGATATATGGCAAGTCAGCTTATTTGAATTATTTGGCGCTCAACTCTCTGCAGACTCTGGCATTACGTCCTTGATGTTCTATGGTGCGTGCTTCTTCTTACCTATCTATGCAGTGACTTTCATTGTTGGTGGTTTTTGGGAAGTACTCTTTGCATCAGTGCGTGGCCACGAAGTAAACGAAGGTTTCTTTGTCACTTCGGTGCTATTTGCTTTAACCCTACCCGCTACTATCCCATTGTGGATGGTTGCATTAGGTATTACCTTTGGTGTGGTTGTAGCGAAAGAGATCTTCGGTGGCACAGGGCGTAACTTCTTAAACCCTGCATTAGCTGGTCGAGCTTTCTTATACTTTGCTTACCCATTAAGCATGTCTGGTGATACCACGTGGGTTGTTGCTGACGGTTATTCTGGTGCAACGGCATTAAGCCAAGCAGCGCAAGGTACATTTGACTACGCCTCAACGGCTAACTGGATTGACTCATTTATGGGCTTCATTCCTGGTTCTGTCGGTGAAGTGTCTACCTTTGCTATCTTGCTAGGTGGTCTAGTTATCATTTACGCCCGTATTGCCTCTTGGCGAATCGTTAGTGGTGTTTTCTTAGGTATGGTCGCTATTGCGACGTTGCTTAATATGATTGGTAGCGACACTAACCCGATGTTTGCAATGCCTTGGTATTGGCACTTGGTGTTAGGTGGATTTGCATTCGGTATGATGTTTATGGCTACAGACCCAGTTTCTGCGTCGTTTACCAATACCGCGAAGTGGGCATACGGTTTCCTCATTGGTGCAATGGTGGTGTTTATCCGTGTGGTTAACCCTGCATTCCCAGAAGGTATTATGTTAGCTATTTTGTTTGCTAACCTATTTGCTCCATTATTTGACCACTTTGTTGTACAGTCAAATATCAAGCGGAGGATTGCTCGTGGCTAG
- a CDS encoding Na(+)-translocating NADH-quinone reductase subunit C, which translates to MASNKDSFGRTLFVVVGLCLICSVLVSTAAVVLKPIQQENKLLDKQKYILEAASLINTKEGKVTKKEILSKYEQYVEARLVDLKTGEFVEGDANVYDQRKASRDTSMSSVPENDIASIKRVADNAVVYLVRNDEGKLTSVILPVHGYGLWSTMYALLALEADLNTVQGLVYYDQGETPGLGGEVENPKWKALWKGKKLFDEQGDLAISVTKNPTVASSVYGVDALSGATLTSNGVQHSLTFWLGKEGFANFIAKARNGGLS; encoded by the coding sequence GTGGCTAGTAATAAAGATTCGTTCGGTAGAACGCTATTTGTTGTTGTCGGCTTATGTCTTATCTGTTCAGTGCTTGTTTCAACTGCTGCTGTGGTATTAAAACCTATTCAGCAAGAAAACAAATTACTTGATAAGCAAAAGTATATTCTTGAAGCGGCGAGCCTGATAAATACCAAAGAAGGCAAAGTCACTAAGAAAGAAATTCTAAGCAAGTATGAGCAATATGTTGAAGCTCGCTTAGTTGACCTTAAAACAGGTGAGTTTGTTGAGGGTGATGCTAACGTTTATGACCAACGTAAAGCGTCACGCGATACTAGCATGTCTTCTGTGCCTGAAAATGACATCGCCTCAATCAAGCGTGTTGCAGATAACGCGGTTGTATACCTTGTTCGTAATGACGAAGGTAAACTAACTAGCGTTATTTTACCTGTTCACGGCTATGGTTTGTGGTCAACTATGTACGCACTTTTGGCTCTAGAGGCTGACTTAAATACAGTGCAAGGGCTTGTTTACTATGACCAAGGCGAAACGCCTGGTTTAGGTGGCGAAGTTGAGAATCCAAAATGGAAAGCATTGTGGAAAGGTAAAAAGTTATTTGATGAGCAAGGTGACTTGGCTATTAGTGTAACTAAAAACCCTACAGTGGCTAGTTCTGTTTATGGTGTCGATGCGCTTTCAGGTGCAACACTTACCAGTAACGGTGTACAACACTCATTGACGTTTTGGTTAGGTAAAGAAGGCTTCGCAAACTTTATCGCTAAAGCACGCAACGGAGGGTTAAGCTAA
- a CDS encoding NADH:ubiquinone reductase (Na(+)-transporting) subunit D translates to MADAKELKQVLTGPIINNNPIALQILGVCSALAVTSKLETALVMTIALTAVTAFSNLFISLIRNHIPSSVRIIVQMTIIASLVIVVDQVLQAYAYAISKQLSVFVGLIITNCIVMGRAEAYAMKTPPMMSFMDGIGNGLGYGAILLSVGVVRELFGNGSLFGVEILSKISDGGWYQPNGLLLLPPSAFFLIGGLIWLIRTYKPEQVEAKG, encoded by the coding sequence ATGGCTGACGCTAAAGAACTTAAACAGGTTCTAACCGGACCGATTATCAATAACAACCCAATTGCGTTGCAAATTTTGGGTGTGTGTAGTGCTCTTGCTGTTACTAGTAAATTAGAAACAGCATTAGTAATGACGATTGCATTAACTGCGGTAACAGCGTTTTCTAACCTGTTTATCTCACTTATTCGTAATCACATTCCAAGCAGTGTGCGTATTATTGTACAGATGACCATTATCGCTTCATTAGTGATTGTGGTTGACCAAGTATTACAAGCTTATGCTTATGCCATTTCTAAACAGTTATCGGTATTCGTCGGTTTGATTATTACTAACTGTATTGTAATGGGTCGTGCTGAAGCTTACGCAATGAAAACACCCCCAATGATGAGCTTTATGGATGGTATCGGTAACGGTTTAGGTTACGGTGCAATTCTATTGTCTGTTGGCGTTGTGCGTGAACTATTTGGTAATGGTTCATTATTTGGCGTAGAAATCCTCAGCAAAATCTCTGACGGCGGTTGGTATCAGCCTAACGGTTTATTACTACTGCCACCGAGTGCATTCTTCTTGATCGGTGGTCTGATCTGGTTGATTCGTACGTATAAGCCAGAGCAAGTTGAAGCAAAAGGGTAA
- the nqrE gene encoding NADH:ubiquinone reductase (Na(+)-transporting) subunit E: MEHYLSLLIRSVFIENMALAFFLGMCTFLAVSKKITTAMGLGVAVIVVLAISVPANQIIYQGLLAPGALAWAGFPDADLSFLKFITFIGVIAALVQILEMALDKYFPPLYNALGIFLPLITVNCAIFGAVSFMVERDYNLGESVVFGIGSGIGWALAIVLLAGIREKMKYSDVPNGLRGLGITFVSAGLMALGFMSFSGVSL, from the coding sequence ATGGAACATTATCTTAGTTTATTAATTCGCTCTGTTTTCATTGAAAATATGGCGCTAGCGTTCTTCTTGGGTATGTGTACTTTCTTAGCGGTATCAAAGAAAATCACTACTGCAATGGGCCTAGGTGTTGCAGTTATCGTGGTACTGGCTATTTCGGTTCCTGCTAACCAAATTATTTATCAAGGTCTATTAGCTCCAGGCGCATTAGCTTGGGCTGGTTTTCCTGATGCTGATTTGAGCTTTTTGAAGTTCATCACCTTTATCGGTGTGATTGCAGCACTTGTGCAAATTTTGGAAATGGCTTTAGACAAGTACTTTCCACCTTTGTACAACGCGTTGGGTATTTTCTTACCTTTGATTACCGTGAACTGTGCAATTTTTGGTGCAGTATCTTTCATGGTTGAGCGTGATTATAACCTTGGCGAGAGCGTAGTATTTGGTATTGGCTCTGGCATAGGTTGGGCGTTAGCAATTGTATTGTTAGCCGGTATCCGCGAAAAGATGAAGTATTCTGACGTGCCAAATGGCTTACGTGGCTTAGGTATTACCTTTGTTTCAGCAGGTCTTATGGCTCTAGGTTTCATGTCATTCTCAGGTGTTTCTCTTTAA
- the nqrF gene encoding NADH:ubiquinone reductase (Na(+)-transporting) subunit F codes for MGILESTPLDVYLGVSMFTVIVLVLVLVILFAKSKLVASGDIMIGINGDADKAIKTGAGGKLLSVLADNGIFVSSACGGGGSCGQCRVHIKSGGGDILPTELDHISKGEARQGCRLSCQVNVKADMEIELDEEIFGIKKWECAVLSNDNKATFIKELKLQIPDGESVPFRAGGYIQIEAPAHHIKYAEFEVPDKYRGDWEHFGFFKLESKVDEETIRAYSMANYPEEFGIIMLNVRIATPPPRNLTLPCGKMSSYIWSLKAGDKVTISGPFGEFFAKDTDAEMVFIGGGAGMAPMRSHIFDQLKRLKSKRKISFWYGARSQREMFYVEDFDGLAAENENFKWHVALSDPQAEDNWTGYTGFIHNVLYENYLRDHDAPEDCEFYMCGPPMMNAAVIGMLKDLGVEDENILLDDFGG; via the coding sequence ATGGGTATTCTTGAATCTACTCCTCTAGATGTCTATCTAGGTGTGAGTATGTTTACTGTGATTGTATTAGTTCTGGTATTAGTGATTTTATTCGCTAAATCAAAACTAGTGGCAAGCGGTGATATCATGATTGGTATTAACGGCGACGCAGATAAAGCAATTAAAACAGGTGCTGGTGGAAAGCTACTTAGCGTTTTAGCTGACAACGGTATCTTTGTATCGAGTGCGTGTGGCGGTGGTGGCTCATGTGGCCAGTGTCGTGTACACATAAAGTCTGGTGGTGGTGATATTCTGCCGACTGAGCTTGATCACATTAGTAAAGGCGAAGCACGTCAAGGTTGTCGTTTATCTTGTCAAGTAAACGTTAAAGCTGATATGGAAATCGAGCTTGATGAAGAGATCTTCGGCATCAAGAAGTGGGAATGTGCGGTTCTATCTAACGATAACAAAGCCACGTTCATTAAAGAACTTAAGCTGCAAATCCCTGATGGTGAATCTGTACCTTTCCGTGCTGGTGGTTATATTCAGATCGAAGCACCTGCTCATCATATTAAATATGCTGAGTTTGAAGTGCCTGATAAATATCGTGGCGACTGGGAACACTTTGGTTTCTTCAAGCTAGAGTCAAAAGTAGACGAAGAAACGATTCGTGCTTACTCGATGGCCAACTACCCAGAAGAGTTTGGGATTATTATGCTGAACGTGCGTATTGCTACGCCACCTCCACGTAATTTAACCTTACCTTGCGGTAAAATGTCTTCGTACATTTGGAGCTTGAAAGCCGGTGATAAAGTGACTATTTCTGGTCCATTTGGTGAGTTCTTCGCTAAAGATACCGATGCTGAAATGGTCTTTATTGGTGGTGGTGCTGGTATGGCCCCAATGCGTTCACACATTTTTGACCAATTAAAGCGTCTTAAATCAAAGCGCAAAATCAGTTTCTGGTACGGTGCGCGTTCTCAACGCGAAATGTTCTATGTTGAAGATTTTGACGGTTTAGCGGCTGAAAATGAAAACTTCAAATGGCACGTTGCGTTATCGGACCCACAAGCGGAAGATAATTGGACTGGTTATACCGGTTTTATCCATAACGTATTGTATGAAAACTACTTACGTGACCATGATGCGCCAGAAGATTGTGAGTTCTATATGTGTGGACCTCCAATGATGAACGCAGCCGTTATTGGTATGCTAAAAGATTTAGGTGTCGAAGACGAAAATATCTTATTAGATGATTTCGGTGGCTAA